One Peribacillus simplex NBRC 15720 = DSM 1321 genomic region harbors:
- a CDS encoding MFS transporter encodes MGNNAKMISQRKLLGVAGLGWMFDALDVGMLSFIIVALKQEWNLTSEQVGWIGSINSIGMAVGAVFFGAMADRVGRKNVFIITLLLFSIASGLSAAVSTLSLFLILRFLIGMGLGGELPVASTLVSESVEASKRGRVVVLLESFWAVGWILAALISYFIIPAYGWRVALLLSAVPALYALYLRLKLPDSPKYTELEKKQRPSVLSNMKSVWKKEYSRQTLVLWILWFCVVFSYYGMFLWLPSVMVLKGFSMIQSFEYVLIMTLAQLPGYFSAAWLIEKMGRKFVLITYLIGTAVSAFFFGSAEGLALLIVSGMFLSFFNLGAWGALYAYTPEQYPTAVRGTGAGLAAGIGRIGGVLGPLLVGYLVAADTPISSIFTLFTIAILVGAVAVAFGKETKNTVLT; translated from the coding sequence ATGGGAAATAATGCAAAAATGATATCGCAGCGTAAGTTACTTGGTGTTGCGGGTCTTGGATGGATGTTCGATGCACTTGATGTAGGTATGCTTTCTTTCATCATTGTTGCATTAAAACAGGAATGGAACTTAACCAGTGAGCAGGTTGGCTGGATTGGGAGCATAAACTCTATAGGAATGGCTGTTGGAGCAGTTTTCTTTGGTGCGATGGCCGACAGGGTAGGACGAAAGAATGTCTTTATTATTACATTATTATTGTTTTCAATCGCAAGTGGCCTTTCTGCAGCAGTCAGTACACTTAGCTTGTTCTTGATACTGCGATTTTTGATTGGAATGGGACTTGGAGGAGAACTTCCGGTTGCATCGACATTGGTCTCTGAAAGCGTTGAAGCGAGTAAAAGGGGAAGGGTCGTCGTCCTTCTTGAAAGTTTTTGGGCAGTTGGCTGGATTTTGGCAGCACTCATATCCTATTTCATCATTCCGGCTTATGGTTGGCGGGTTGCATTGTTATTGAGCGCAGTTCCAGCTTTATATGCGCTGTATCTGCGCTTGAAACTGCCGGATTCACCGAAGTATACGGAACTTGAAAAAAAGCAGAGACCATCTGTATTAAGCAATATGAAAAGTGTCTGGAAAAAGGAATACTCACGTCAGACCCTTGTATTGTGGATTCTATGGTTTTGCGTGGTCTTTTCTTATTACGGGATGTTTTTATGGCTGCCAAGTGTGATGGTCCTAAAAGGCTTCAGCATGATTCAAAGCTTTGAATATGTTTTGATCATGACGCTTGCACAGCTTCCGGGCTATTTTTCAGCTGCATGGCTGATAGAGAAGATGGGACGTAAATTCGTTTTGATCACATACTTAATTGGAACGGCCGTCAGTGCCTTTTTCTTTGGATCGGCAGAGGGGTTAGCACTGCTGATAGTTTCCGGGATGTTCCTATCTTTCTTCAACCTAGGGGCATGGGGTGCACTTTATGCGTATACACCTGAGCAGTATCCAACAGCAGTTCGTGGTACAGGTGCTGGGTTAGCTGCAGGGATCGGGAGGATTGGCGGTGTCCTGGGACCGTTGCTTGTAGGGTATTTAGTTGCCGCAGACACCCCGATTTCATCGATTTTCACCCTATTTACAATTGCTATTCTAGTGGGTGCAGTTGCCGTAGCTTTTGGCAAGGAAACAAAGAATACCGTTTTGACATAA
- a CDS encoding aldehyde dehydrogenase family protein, giving the protein MTNLTLEVSGKLQKFLTGPKKLYINGQFVESASKKTFSTPNPATGQKLADVYEADKEDIDLAVKAARKAFDEGPWSRMSAAARSRLMYKLADLMEENKTELAQLETLDNGKPISETTNADIPLAIEHMRYFAGWSTKIVGQTIPVSGNYFNYTKHEAVGVVGQIIPWNFPLLMAMWKLGAALATGCTVILKPAEQTPLSALYLADLLAEAGFPDGVVNIVPGFGETAGQALVDHPQVNKIAFTGSTEVGKLIMRSASYSLKRVTLELGGKSPNIILPDADFSKAIPGALNGVMFNQGQVCCAGSRVYIQKKHYDNVVADMASHAKNIKQGAGLDPSTQIGPLVSQEQQNRVMGYIEKGKNEGAEVLVGGNKPGEQGYFVSPTIFAGVEEDMTIAKEEIFGPVIAAMPFEDLDDVINRANASEYGLAAGLWTSDIANAHYVAGKLRAGTVWVNCYNAFDAASPFGGYKQSGIGREMGSYALDNYSEVKSVWINLGK; this is encoded by the coding sequence ATGACAAATCTAACGTTAGAAGTAAGTGGAAAGCTGCAAAAATTTTTAACAGGACCAAAAAAGCTCTATATTAATGGTCAGTTTGTAGAAAGTGCTTCAAAAAAAACCTTCTCCACTCCTAATCCTGCTACAGGACAAAAACTTGCCGATGTTTATGAAGCTGATAAAGAGGATATCGACTTAGCTGTCAAAGCTGCACGCAAAGCATTCGATGAGGGGCCTTGGTCAAGAATGAGCGCAGCTGCACGCAGTAGGCTTATGTATAAACTTGCCGATTTAATGGAAGAAAATAAAACTGAACTTGCTCAATTGGAAACGTTGGATAATGGTAAACCAATCAGTGAAACTACCAATGCCGACATTCCTTTAGCTATAGAACATATGAGATATTTTGCTGGCTGGTCCACCAAGATTGTTGGACAGACCATTCCGGTTAGCGGAAATTACTTTAACTACACGAAACACGAGGCTGTTGGTGTTGTAGGCCAAATCATCCCATGGAACTTTCCGCTTCTTATGGCGATGTGGAAACTGGGAGCGGCACTTGCTACAGGTTGTACGGTCATATTAAAGCCTGCTGAGCAAACACCGCTTTCCGCTCTTTACCTGGCTGATTTATTGGCTGAAGCCGGTTTCCCTGATGGAGTAGTCAATATCGTTCCCGGTTTTGGTGAAACCGCTGGACAAGCACTTGTCGACCATCCGCAAGTAAATAAAATTGCATTTACCGGTTCGACCGAAGTTGGAAAATTGATCATGCGTTCCGCTTCATATTCATTGAAACGTGTCACATTGGAACTTGGAGGGAAATCTCCAAACATCATCCTACCTGATGCGGATTTCTCAAAAGCCATCCCTGGAGCTTTGAATGGGGTCATGTTTAACCAAGGGCAGGTATGCTGTGCCGGTTCAAGGGTTTATATTCAAAAGAAACATTATGATAATGTTGTTGCCGATATGGCCAGCCATGCAAAAAACATCAAACAAGGGGCAGGATTAGATCCAAGTACTCAAATTGGACCGCTTGTTTCCCAGGAGCAGCAAAATCGGGTAATGGGCTATATTGAAAAAGGGAAAAACGAGGGTGCGGAAGTTCTTGTCGGCGGAAATAAACCGGGTGAACAAGGCTACTTTGTTTCTCCTACTATATTCGCTGGTGTTGAAGAGGATATGACGATTGCTAAAGAAGAGATTTTCGGGCCGGTCATAGCTGCAATGCCATTCGAGGATTTAGATGATGTCATTAACCGTGCAAATGCCAGTGAATATGGGTTGGCTGCCGGCTTATGGACAAGCGATATAGCCAATGCCCATTATGTTGCAGGAAAACTCCGTGCCGGTACAGTGTGGGTGAACTGTTATAACGCGTTCGACGCAGCTTCCCCGTTCGGCGGTTACAAACAATCCGGAATCGGACGTGAAATGGGATCTTATGCACTGGACAACTATTCTGAAGTGAAAAGCGTTTGGATTAATTTGGGTAAGTGA
- a CDS encoding aminopeptidase — MSDFQTNLEKYAELAVKVGVNIQQDQTLVVNTTLEGADLVRLIVKKAYENGARNVIVNWNDDIVSRTKYELAPDEVFHEYPKWRAEETIELAENGAAYLSVISSSPDLLKGVKPERIANFQKASGTALKKWRQYMQSDKVSWSIVAVPSKAWADKVFPEEAEGKRIDMLWEAIFKAVRVDVKDPVEAWKKHDDTLHEKVDYLNDKHYQKLHYTAPGTDLTIELPDKHLWVGAGSVNVQGHEFMANMPTEEVFTVPLKTGVNGTVSSTKPLSYGGNIINNFSVTFKEGRIIEVKAEEGEEILKQLVETDEGSHYLGEVALVPFNSPISQSNVLFFNTLFDENASNHLAIGSSYAFCIEGGKNMSPEELAENGLNESLTHVDFMIGSEKMNIDGIKQDGSSEPVFRNGDWAF, encoded by the coding sequence ATGAGTGATTTTCAAACGAATTTAGAAAAATATGCAGAACTTGCCGTAAAAGTCGGCGTAAACATCCAACAAGATCAAACGCTGGTCGTAAACACAACATTAGAGGGTGCTGACCTTGTGCGTCTCATTGTAAAGAAAGCATATGAAAACGGTGCGCGCAATGTCATTGTTAATTGGAATGACGATATCGTTTCACGCACTAAATATGAACTCGCTCCCGATGAGGTGTTCCACGAGTATCCAAAGTGGCGTGCAGAAGAAACGATCGAACTTGCAGAAAACGGAGCTGCTTATCTATCCGTCATCTCCTCCAGCCCAGACTTATTGAAAGGTGTAAAGCCTGAAAGGATTGCCAACTTCCAAAAAGCATCCGGGACTGCACTGAAAAAGTGGCGTCAGTATATGCAATCCGATAAAGTTAGCTGGTCCATAGTCGCCGTCCCTTCAAAAGCTTGGGCCGATAAAGTATTCCCTGAAGAGGCAGAAGGAAAACGCATTGATATGCTATGGGAAGCCATTTTCAAAGCTGTTCGTGTTGATGTGAAGGATCCTGTAGAGGCCTGGAAAAAACACGATGATACCCTGCATGAAAAGGTTGATTATTTAAATGACAAGCATTACCAAAAATTGCATTACACGGCTCCTGGAACTGACCTGACAATTGAGTTACCTGACAAACATCTTTGGGTCGGAGCAGGAAGCGTTAACGTACAGGGTCATGAATTCATGGCTAACATGCCGACCGAAGAAGTGTTTACGGTTCCATTGAAAACAGGTGTTAATGGTACAGTTTCCAGTACTAAACCCCTTAGTTACGGCGGAAACATCATTAATAATTTTTCTGTGACCTTTAAGGAAGGACGGATCATTGAAGTAAAAGCTGAAGAAGGGGAAGAAATCCTAAAACAATTGGTTGAAACGGATGAAGGTTCACACTATCTTGGTGAAGTGGCACTTGTTCCATTCAACTCACCAATTTCCCAATCGAATGTTTTATTCTTCAATACATTATTCGATGAAAACGCATCAAACCATCTCGCTATCGGCAGTTCCTATGCTTTCTGTATTGAAGGCGGAAAAAACATGAGTCCAGAAGAGCTTGCAGAAAATGGACTGAATGAAAGCCTTACACATGTCGATTTCATGATTGGATCAGAGAAAATGAACATCGACGGCATCAAACAGGACGGCTCTTCGGAACCTGTCTTCCGTAATGGGGATTGGGCGTTTTAA
- the cspC gene encoding cold shock protein CspC — MEQGTVKWFNAEKGFGFIERENGDDVFVHFSAIQSEGFKSLDEGQKVTFDVEQGARGAQAANVQKA; from the coding sequence ATGGAACAAGGTACAGTTAAATGGTTTAATGCAGAAAAAGGTTTTGGATTTATCGAACGTGAAAACGGAGACGACGTATTCGTACATTTCTCAGCTATCCAAAGCGAAGGATTCAAATCTTTAGACGAAGGTCAAAAAGTAACTTTCGACGTTGAGCAAGGTGCTCGTGGAGCTCAAGCTGCTAACGTTCAAAAAGCTTAA